Proteins encoded in a region of the Streptomyces liliiviolaceus genome:
- a CDS encoding acyl-CoA dehydrogenase family protein, with amino-acid sequence MVAADHVPTAGSSARWGLARLTAAAPAEVSRRRAQEQIDWLREYAPRRINPWLIDERRCIPPYLVQDFGRAGLFGPLIEERYGGGALRFGDLLRVHEQLVAIDTGLGTWVFTSVFPGTRALSVWAGDQVKEDWLPPLATGRTLGAYAQTEPGAGSDFTQLTALARPSDGGWLLNGTKHLIGNGTWAGVSTVIARCPASSATSTSLVALAVPSSAPGVHLGEEHLTLGQRGMVQSRMHFTDVPVPDSSVLAGGDGRAVAMDSMNASRLCVGAAAIGSLKRIIQLATHFARRRHIGGLPLSERAWVRRWLAETIYRTDILEALVYDLADRLDAGQTVEMEPLIAVKVFGAEWAVEAADTLVQLMGGRGYDEAGGAARMYRDLRVYRIFEGTSEALRDFLGRRALRQPHQVRAAIARTCGADLADRFTTALHEAPAPPARGSDAPHDQVATAVMWIFAADAVRRRAPHHPAVHATAEAVLQHALQRVRSADQQPEGISPDRLDDALSRYEQRIADVTPHLPDPRTA; translated from the coding sequence ATGGTGGCAGCAGATCACGTACCCACGGCGGGGTCGAGCGCACGCTGGGGGCTGGCGCGCCTCACCGCCGCGGCGCCCGCCGAGGTCAGCCGGCGCCGCGCGCAGGAGCAGATCGACTGGCTGCGCGAGTACGCGCCACGCCGCATCAACCCCTGGCTCATCGACGAGCGACGCTGCATCCCCCCGTACCTGGTCCAGGACTTCGGCCGCGCCGGGCTCTTCGGACCCCTCATCGAGGAGCGGTACGGCGGCGGCGCCCTGCGCTTCGGTGATCTGCTCCGGGTGCACGAACAACTGGTCGCGATCGACACCGGGCTCGGCACCTGGGTGTTCACCTCAGTGTTCCCCGGCACCCGCGCACTGTCGGTATGGGCCGGCGACCAGGTGAAAGAAGACTGGCTGCCCCCACTGGCCACCGGCCGCACCCTCGGCGCCTACGCCCAGACCGAACCCGGCGCCGGCAGCGACTTCACCCAACTCACCGCCCTGGCACGTCCATCCGACGGCGGATGGCTCCTCAACGGCACCAAACACCTCATCGGCAACGGCACCTGGGCTGGCGTCTCCACCGTCATCGCCCGCTGCCCCGCATCGTCGGCTACGTCCACCTCGCTGGTCGCCCTGGCGGTGCCCAGTTCCGCTCCCGGAGTGCACCTCGGCGAGGAACACCTCACTCTGGGCCAGCGCGGCATGGTGCAGAGCCGCATGCACTTCACCGACGTACCCGTGCCCGACAGCAGCGTGCTGGCCGGCGGCGACGGCCGGGCCGTGGCGATGGACTCGATGAACGCCTCACGCCTGTGCGTGGGCGCCGCCGCCATCGGCTCACTCAAACGGATCATCCAGCTCGCCACGCACTTCGCCCGCCGCCGGCACATCGGCGGCCTGCCCCTGAGCGAACGGGCCTGGGTCCGCAGGTGGCTCGCCGAGACCATCTACCGCACCGACATTCTGGAGGCGCTGGTCTACGACCTGGCCGACCGCCTCGATGCCGGGCAGACCGTGGAGATGGAACCGCTCATCGCGGTCAAGGTCTTCGGCGCCGAATGGGCTGTCGAAGCCGCCGACACCCTGGTACAGCTCATGGGAGGCCGTGGCTACGACGAAGCAGGCGGGGCCGCCCGCATGTACCGGGATCTGCGGGTCTACCGCATCTTCGAAGGAACCAGCGAGGCCTTGCGCGACTTCCTCGGCCGCCGGGCCCTGCGCCAGCCCCACCAGGTCCGCGCCGCGATCGCCCGCACCTGCGGCGCCGACCTCGCCGACCGCTTCACGACCGCACTCCACGAGGCCCCGGCCCCACCAGCCCGCGGCTCCGATGCCCCGCACGACCAGGTCGCGACTGCCGTGATGTGGATCTTTGCCGCAGATGCCGTCCGACGACGCGCTCCCCACCACCCAGCGGTCCATGCGACGGCGGAGGCAGTGCTCCAACACGCCCTCCAGCGCGTGCGATCCGCGGACCAACAACCGGAGGGCATTTCTCCGGACCGACTGGACGACGCGCTGAGCCGCTACGAGCAGCGCATTGCCGACGTCACCCCACACCTGCCGGATCCCCGCACCGCATAG
- a CDS encoding epoxide hydrolase family protein: MIMCADISPFRIDIPQADLDDLRDRLARTRSPYPVPGAGSEWDHGIPSAYLQELADYWADGFDWRAHEARLNAFPHFLTEIDGQTIHFLHIRSPEPDATPLLLNHSYPTSFVEFLEASGPLTDPRAHVGDPADAFHVVIPSLPGFTFSSPLSARGWNLERTALAFGELMTRLGYERFGVEGGDLGAGVTGRVTTLLPDRVIGAHTHGDRLQLGMAGEDLPVPDGLSQEERTKLAAAQRGWSQMKGYKVLHSTAPNALSAGLADSPILQLAWIAEKFVQWANPATPISRENVLITASLYWFTRTGPAAGDFYWELAHADNPGWGGPSAVPMASSLFYSDPLVRKVLGPADDSDVFFREHAEGGHFPAFEVPDLFVDDIRAFFRTPRD; this comes from the coding sequence ATGATCATGTGTGCTGACATCAGCCCGTTCCGGATCGACATTCCGCAGGCCGATCTCGATGACCTGCGCGACCGCCTGGCCCGCACCCGCTCGCCGTACCCGGTCCCCGGCGCCGGATCGGAGTGGGACCACGGCATCCCGTCGGCCTACCTGCAGGAGCTGGCCGACTACTGGGCGGACGGATTCGACTGGCGGGCCCACGAGGCCCGACTGAACGCCTTCCCGCACTTCCTGACCGAGATCGACGGGCAGACCATCCACTTCCTGCACATCCGTTCGCCGGAGCCGGACGCCACGCCGCTGCTGCTCAATCACAGTTACCCGACCTCGTTCGTGGAGTTCCTGGAAGCGAGCGGACCGCTCACCGATCCGCGCGCGCACGTCGGGGACCCGGCCGACGCGTTCCATGTCGTCATTCCTTCCCTGCCCGGCTTCACCTTCTCCAGCCCGCTCTCGGCGCGCGGCTGGAACCTGGAGCGCACCGCCCTGGCTTTCGGGGAGCTGATGACCCGATTGGGCTATGAGCGCTTCGGCGTCGAAGGAGGCGACCTGGGAGCCGGCGTGACCGGCCGGGTGACGACACTGCTGCCCGACCGGGTGATCGGCGCGCACACCCACGGCGACAGGCTCCAGCTCGGCATGGCCGGCGAGGACCTCCCGGTGCCGGACGGCCTGAGCCAAGAGGAACGGACCAAGCTCGCAGCGGCGCAGCGCGGCTGGTCGCAGATGAAGGGCTACAAGGTGCTGCACTCGACCGCGCCCAACGCCCTTTCGGCGGGTCTGGCGGACTCGCCGATTCTGCAGTTGGCCTGGATCGCCGAGAAGTTCGTGCAGTGGGCCAACCCCGCCACACCGATCAGCCGCGAGAACGTACTGATCACCGCCAGCCTCTACTGGTTCACCCGGACCGGGCCCGCGGCAGGCGACTTCTACTGGGAACTGGCCCACGCCGACAACCCCGGATGGGGCGGGCCTTCGGCTGTTCCGATGGCCTCCTCCCTGTTCTACAGCGACCCGCTGGTCCGCAAGGTTCTCGGCCCAGCCGACGACAGCGACGTCTTCTTCCGGGAACACGCCGAAGGCGGCCACTTCCCCGCATTCGAGGTTCCCGACCTGTTCGTCGACGACATCCGCGCCTTCTTCAGAACACCCCGCGACTGA
- a CDS encoding beta-ketoacyl-[acyl-carrier-protein] synthase family protein has translation MHDGRCTDRYSQLGFIAGAEALRTAGLDPQGWDAARVGVVIGTSVGGVSTLQEQITRQASGEKVSALTVPMFAPNMLPGQLALHWQIHGPTFAVSTACASGATALGLAAQLVRSGACDLVLAGGSDAPVTRILSGAFARMNALSSRCTNPAAASRPFDAARDGFVLGEGAAVLVLERATHASARGAPVLARLAGFGASADAHHITDPHPHSYGLEQAITTALAEAGATPADVDHVNAHATGTPKGDLLEARLLARLCGQASVTSAKGTLGHTMGAAGAIEAALTVRTIAEQTVPPTANLDRLDAAIDLDVVTGAARNQHVRLALSNSSGFGGQNAVLLFTAP, from the coding sequence TTGCATGACGGCAGGTGCACCGATCGCTACAGCCAGCTGGGTTTCATCGCCGGCGCGGAGGCGCTTCGGACGGCCGGGCTCGACCCGCAGGGCTGGGACGCGGCACGGGTCGGGGTGGTGATCGGCACCAGCGTGGGCGGCGTGAGCACACTCCAGGAACAGATCACCCGGCAGGCCTCCGGTGAGAAGGTGTCCGCCCTCACCGTGCCGATGTTCGCTCCCAACATGCTCCCGGGCCAACTGGCCCTGCACTGGCAGATCCACGGACCGACCTTCGCCGTCTCCACTGCCTGCGCCTCCGGGGCCACCGCGCTCGGACTGGCCGCGCAACTGGTGCGCTCCGGTGCGTGCGACCTGGTGCTCGCCGGCGGCAGCGACGCTCCCGTCACCCGGATCCTGTCCGGTGCCTTCGCGCGGATGAACGCGCTGTCCTCCCGCTGCACCAACCCCGCCGCGGCCTCACGCCCCTTCGACGCCGCACGGGACGGATTCGTCCTGGGCGAGGGCGCGGCGGTCCTGGTGCTGGAACGGGCCACGCACGCCAGCGCCCGCGGGGCGCCGGTACTGGCCCGCCTGGCCGGCTTCGGGGCCAGCGCGGACGCCCACCACATCACCGACCCCCACCCCCACAGCTACGGCCTCGAACAGGCCATCACCACAGCACTCGCCGAAGCCGGCGCCACCCCCGCCGACGTGGACCACGTCAACGCACACGCCACCGGCACCCCCAAGGGCGACCTCCTGGAAGCCCGGCTGCTGGCCCGGCTGTGCGGGCAGGCCAGCGTCACCTCCGCCAAGGGAACCCTCGGCCACACCATGGGCGCGGCCGGGGCGATCGAGGCCGCGCTGACCGTGCGCACCATCGCCGAGCAGACCGTGCCGCCCACCGCGAACCTGGACCGCCTCGATGCCGCGATCGACCTCGACGTCGTGACCGGTGCCGCCCGAAACCAGCACGTGCGCCTCGCCCTCAGCAACTCCAGCGGCTTCGGCGGCCAAAACGCCGTCCTGCTCTTCACCGCACCCTGA